In Asterias rubens unplaced genomic scaffold, eAstRub1.3, whole genome shotgun sequence, the genomic window CCCTGTGTGTAGTTTTTAGTGTTATATAATTCTGGCACGAAATACATAACATTTGGTCGGCCGTGTGGTACATTTTCATTCTTGGATGGGGAAATGATATGCGTATTCCACACATCAGCTGTCCGGTCAAGTTCATCctgaaaaaaatagtaataataaattataaaaagtgttaaaaagataattataataaaaatagatTTGCACACACATATGAAATATTACTGACTCGAAAACTTTCAACTATAAAACACCAAGTTTGTCATCATGAGACCTACTCACGTTTGAAATTGACaaattgtcataaaaataaggaaaacaagaaaagaaagagcAACACAAGCAGTATAAAACGTGTACCTGGATTAGGCCGAGGAAACAGAAGAGAACTAGGTTCACGTCAAGAAAGGTGCCATCAAAGTATCCCTCGTTCTTCATTCCATGGAAAAATTCTAGCCAGAACTCAATGCATTCTTTCCTCAAAAATCCCCAAAAACTTTCGATCCGTTGATTGTGGTTGCTTGAACCGTACATGAAACTCCTTTCTTCTGCAAAGGCATCACTTCCATTACGCCGTAAGAATCTCTGGAATTCCCGTACATAGCAGTTCTCTGTCCCACGGTCTGCTCTTACAATTCTAGGACAGCCTTAAAGACTTTTTACAGTTTCAACGAAGTAACCGCCGATAACTCTTGGATCACTGCTGGTCCTGTACGCATTGAGCCAGCATAGTTTTCTTGCAAACCCGTCAATGCATCCATTAATGCACAGACCGAAGGGACGCAACTTGTCATAGGAGTCCATGTGCCATATATAATTTGGTCCCTTTGAGAAGTAGGACCGTCTTGATAGTCTTCTTGCACGCCGCATTTCCGTTCCAATAGGATCGACCAAAGACAAGATAACCCTGACGTGTTCTTTTCTTACATTTAGACCATTCAATTTGCATTTTTCAAACATCCATCTGTATCCATGACAAGAACCTGACCCTTGGAGTTCTCGTCTTATGAAAGCAACCACTTCTTGAAGATTGGTATAATTTTTCCGACGAAAAAGCCCTTGTCTCTGTAAGGTCCTCTTCAAAGTTCTTTCACTTAaaagtattttgtgttttgcaaTAAGAATATTTACAATATCCTTATACTCCAGGCCAAGGTGAAAATATATCTCTATCAGTTTGTTTCGGTTGGTCATGTTCGTTCTTGTGGTTGAGAATGGCACAGACTATTTGATGAATTCTGATGCTGGTAGACTATTGAAGCTGTTAGGGGATGCCGTTAGACTTTGCTCAAAAGACCtaatagaaacaaaataaatataaagatGTAAAGTGCTATTTCTTTGAGAAGGAATGGAGCATAAATCCAACGTTATGGTGGCACATAAATAAAGGGAAATGTATGTACTCTCTTTCTAAATAGCATAATCAAAAGAAGCCTTCATTGGGAAGGTAGGGATGAGAAGTAGATGGCTCAGTAAGTTTGGTCATCTAATGAGTCTCCATTAtgcagaaccccccccccccccccccgaaaaaaaaaaaaaaaaaaaaaaaaaaaaaaaaaaaaaaaaaaaaaaaaaaaaaaaaaccaac contains:
- the LOC117306426 gene encoding uncharacterized protein LOC117306426, with protein sequence MYGSSNHNQRIESFWGFLRKECIEFWLEFFHGMKNEGYFDGTFLDVNLVLFCFLGLIQDELDRTADVWNTHIISPSKNENVPHGRPNVMYFVPELYNTKNYTQGITQDDLDECEEECIFRGSIPCDEDVFRLCSFIMAKRHLTLSHDAYSGLELYLVLREVLSVLNE